GAAACATTGAAATTATTTAAACAGGGGGGATGGCCTGTGAGAAAATGGTTTGCCGCGCTCGGGATACTGGCTGCTGCTGCCCTTGGCATAGGCTACTGGGGTTACCAGGAACATAATTCCAAACTGGCCTTGCAGACGGTTATAAACAATAGCTACCAGCGGGCATTTTATAATTTGACCGACCATGTGCAAACCATGGAGGTTTTACTGGGTAAAAGTTTGGTCCTGGCGGACCCGGAAAAAAGTGAACAGTTTTTTGAAGAAATTTGGCAGCAAGCCAACCAGGCGCTGGACAGCCTGACCCAGCTGCCGGTGGGAGATGCCGTATTGGGACGGACGAGCAAGTTTATTACCCAACTGGGGGACTACTCCAACATGCTGGCCCGGCAGGTGGACGAGGGTAAACCCCTCACTCCCGAGCAGTGGGATACGTTGAACCGGCTTTATAATCAGGCATCGGAGCTGAATAAGGAATTGAACAATATTCATGCCGGCATGGCTGACGGAAGTTTAAACCTTTATGAGCTGGCCGTGGCCGGAACAAGCCGCCTGGCCCGGCAGGGTCAAAAACTGGCCAGCGACAACTTCCAAACCATAGACCGGCAAATGCAGGCCTACCCTACCCTTATTTATGACGGCCCCTTTTCGGATCACCTGGAACAGGGTAAGGCCCGCGGTATAACCGGTGAAAATATCAGCCAGGCCAGGGCAAAATCCATAGCCATGCAATATTATGATAATCCCGGGGATGTGAATGTTGTAGCCCAGGTAACCGGTGAGGTGGATGGCAATATCCGGGCCCACCGGGTGGAAATAGCCCGGCGCCAGGGGGGCAAAGTGGTGGGAGAACCGGCAGTGGCCGATGTTTCCATACAGGGGGGGCATCTGATCTGGATGGTCATCCCCCGCAGCGTAGACGAGGCCAACTGGAGCATAGACCAAGCCCAGTCTCGGGCCGCGGAATATTTAAAGGACCGGGGCTACAAAAATATGCAACTCAGCTACCACCAGCGCAACGACCATACAGTAACCTTTAATTATGCCCTCAAGCAAGACGGGGTCATCATCTACCCGGATTTGGTCAAGGTGACGGTGGCTTTGGATAATGGCCAGGTGGTAGCCTTTGATGCCCGGAGTTACTTAATGTCGCATCACCCGCGCAAACTGGCCAGGCCGAAGGTAACGGAGCGCCAGGCCCGCCTGCTGGTCAGTGACAGGCTGAACATAGAGGGTACGGGTCGGCTGGCTGTTATCCCGGTGGGGGTGGAGGATGAAATACTAACCTGGGAATTCAAGGGTACCCGGGGAAATGAGACATACCTGGTGTATATTAACGCGCTCACCGGAGATGAGGAAAATGTGCTCCGACTGGTGAAGAGCGCCGGTGGCGAACTTACCCTGTAATACGCGCCCGGCCGGTAAACCAAACCATCAGCGACAACAGTTTCCTCCCGGGTTTTATGGCCGGTATTATTGACACCTTTGATGGCCCGTGCTAGAATAATGCTAATTCAGCGTTGACAGAAGAAGGCTGGGAAGGGGAATAAGGGTGATTATGCACCGCTCAGCGAGCCGGGAATGGTGAGAGCCCGGTGGGTGTGTGTGCCCGTGCCGCCCCGGAGCCGCAGGCTGAACACCGTGGCTGAGCCGCGGGTAGTAAGCTGTGCCGTTTAGCCCCCGTTAAAGGGCCCCGAGAGGATCGTCCTTATTAATGCATGGCGATCAATCAGGGTGGTACCGCGAGTTAATACCTCGTCCCTTGCTTTTGGGGACGGGGTTTTTTAATGTCCCGGTTACCCGGGTCATATTAACCCGAAAGGGGTGATGGTGTTGGACAATATTACCAGACAAATATTGGAGTTGCTCGAGGATAACGCCAAACTGGCACCGGAGGAAATCGCGGTCATGCTCGATATTGACGTGGCCGAGGTGCAGGGCATTATCAGGGAATTGGAGGACAAAAAAGCCATCCTCAGTTATATGACGCTGATTAACTGGGAAAAGGTGGGCGAAGAAAAGGTCAGTGCATTAATTGAGGTGCGTATCACCCCCCAGCGGGATGTCGGCTTCGATGCCGTGGCCGAGCGCATCTACCGGTTCCCGGAAGTGCGCAGTATGCGCCTCATGAGCGGCACATACGATTTGGCGGTTTTTTTGGAAGGCCGCAGCATGAAAGAAGTATCCCATTTTGTATCCACCAAGCTGGCTACCATTGAAGGCGTGGTCAGCACCACCACACATTTTGTCCTGAAAACATATAAACAGGACGGGGTAATAATGGAAGATGGTGAGGAAGACAGGAGGCTGATGATTTCCCCATGACGCAAACAAACTGGTCGGATAAAGTCAACCCGGTGGTCCGTAATTTACCGCCCTCGGGTATCAGAAAATTCTTTGATTTGGTGGCCGAGACCAGGGGCGTAATTTCCCTGGGGGTGGGCGAGCCTGATTTTGTAACCCCCTGGCATATCCGGGAGGCCTGCATTTATTCCCTGGAAAAGGGCTACACCATGTACACCTCCAACTGGGGGCTGTTGGAACTGCGGGAAGCCGTGGCTGCCGATCTTGCCCGCACCTATAACGTTAACTATAACCCCCGGAACGAAATACTGATCACCGTGGGGGTCAGTGAAGCGCTGGATTTGGCCATGCGTGTACTGCTACAGCCCGGGGACGAGGTGTTGATACCTGAACCCTCCTACGTATCTTACGCCCCCTGCACCACCCTGGCCGGTGGGGTACCCGTATTTATGCCCACCGGGATGGAAAACGGGTTCCGTATTTCGGCGGAGCAGGTGCAGGCTTCCATTACCCCCCGGACCAAGGTTTTATTGTTGTGCTATCCCAATAACCCCACCGGCGCTGTGATGGACCGGGAGGAACTGGCCAAAATCGCCGAAGTGGCGGTGGCAAACGACCTGATGGTGATCTCCGATGAAATCTATGACCGGTTGACCTATACCGGCCGGCACACCTGTATGTCGTCACTGCCCGGTATGCGGGAGCGCACCGTGCTGCTCAACGGTTTCAGCAAAGCCTATGCCATGACGGGCTGGCGAGTTGGCTACGCCGCCGGTCATCCCGAAATTATCGGTGCCATGACTAAAATACACCAGTATTCCATGCTGTGTACCTCCATCACCGCCCAGATGGCCGCGCTGGAGGCCCTGAAAAACGGCCAGCCCGGCATGCGCCGGATGGTGGAGCACTATAACCGCCGCCGTCACCTGGTGGTGCAATCCTTCAAGGATATGGGGTTGCCCTGTTTTGAGCCCGGCGGAGCCTTTTACGCCTTTCCCCAGGTAACCGGGACCGGCCTTACCAGCGAGGAGTTCGCCGAGCAATTGCTTAAACAGGAGCAGGTGGCCCTGGTGCCCGGCAACGCCTTCGGCGGGTCCGGCGAAGGTTTTGTAAGGGTTTCCTATGCCGCCTCCATTGACGATTTGAGCGAGGCTTTCCGGCGCATGACCCGTTTTGTACGCCGCTGTGGTGTACGGCCCAGGGTAATCTCCGCACCGGTAAAAATTTCAGGCAGTCAAAGTGCCCGGATTGAAGGAATTTGTCAAACAATATAGAAATAAATTTTATTTACATTAACTATACCGATAACTAATGCAACCATGCCGGGCTGTGCCCGGCAAAGTTTATGATGGACCACTCAAGTAGGGGAGGTTGGAATATTGAAGGAATTGCTTTCCGGCAACGCTGCCATTGCCAGGGGAGCCTATGAATATGGCATTACCCTGGCCGCGGGTTACCCGGGCACACCCAGTACGGAAATTCTGGAAACCCTGTCCCGCTACGAAGGGATTTACAGCGAATGGGCACCTAACGAAAAGGTGGCCCTGGAAGTGGGCATCGGTGCCGCCATGGCCGGTGCCCGGGCGCTGGTGACCATGAAACACGTGGGGGTCAATGTGGCCGCCGACCCGTTGTTCACCGTAGCCTATACCGGTGTCAACGGGGGGTTGGTGCTGGTTTCAGCCGATGACCCCGGCATGCACAGCTCACAAAACGAACAGGACAACCGCTATTACGCCCGGTTTGCCAAAATCGCGCTATTGGAACCTTCGGACAGCCAGGAGGCCAAGGACATGGTGGGGTTGGCCCTTACCATCAGCGAGCAGTACGACATTCCTGTAATGCTGCGCACCACCACCCGGGTAGCCCACTCCCAGAGCATGGTGGAACTGGGCGAGCCGGTGGCCCGGGAAATAAAGCCATACCAACGGGACGTCAAGAAAAACCTGATGGTACCCGCCTTCGGCCGCCTGCGCCGGGTCAGCCTGGCCCAAAGGATGGCCAGGCTGGCGGAATATAGTGAAAACACTCCGGTGAACTTTATTGTCCCGGGGAGTGATAAAATAGGTGTCATCACCAGCGGGATCAGCTATCAACTGGTCAGGGAAGTACTACCCGAAGCTGCAGTGCTTAAACTGGGCATGACCAACCCGCTACCCGTGGGATTGATTAAAAAGTTCGCCGCCCAGGTCCAGACCCTGTATGTGGTGGAAGAACTGGAACCATACCTGGAGGAACAAATCCGCATGCTGGGCATTAAAGTGACCGGCAAGGAAATATTCCCGGATACCGGCGAATTTGACCAGGGTTTGCTGCGGCGCTGCCTGGCCAAAGCCGGGGTGCTGCCCGCTCCGGCCGGGCAGGAGGAGATGCTGGCCGGCCTGCCCCAGGCGCCCCCCCGCCCGCCGGTATTGTGCGCGGGCTGCCCGCACCGTGGTGTGTTTTATACCCTGCGGCGGCTTAAACTAACCGTCACCGGTGACATCGGCTGCTATACCCTGGGCGGTCTACCGCCCCTGGAGGGGATCGACAGCTGCGTATGCATGGGGGCCAGCATTGGCATGGCCCACGGCATTGACAAGGCGATTCCGGAGCTAAGGGGGCGCACCGTTGCCGTTATCGGCGATTCCACCTTCCTGCACTCGGGTATCACCGGACTTTTGAACGCGGTTTACAATAACAGTGACAGCACCGTAATTATATTGGACAACCGTACCACCGCCATGACGGGGCACCAGGACCACCCGGCCACCGGCCGCAACCTGATGGGCCACGAGGCCCCCGAAGTGGACATAACCATGCTGTGCCGGTCCCTGGGGGTAAAAAGGGTGGAAGTGGTGGATCCCCTGGATATATCCCGGCTGCAGGAAGTAATTAAGGCTGAAACAGCTGCGCCCGGCCCGTCGGTGATCATTGCCCGGCGCCCCTGCGCCCTGCTCAAGCGGGAAGTGAGGCCGGCCGTTACGGTGGATCAGGACAAGTGCACCGGGTGCAAAACCTGCCTGAGACTGAGCTGCCCGGCTATTTCGGTCATTGAAAATAAAGCTTTGGTGGATGCAGGGGCCTGCGTGGGCTGCAATTTATGCGTGCAGGTATGTAAAACCGGGGCAATCCAAGGGGGTCAGGCTGATGCTTAAACCGGTGGACGTTTTAATGGTAGGTGTGGGCGGTCAGGGTACCATTCTGGCCAGTAAAGTACTGGCCGCAGCGGCCCGGGCCGCCGGTTATGATATCAAGGTTTCCGAAATCCACGGCATGGCCCAGCGGGGCGGCAGTGTGGTCACCCAGGTGCGCCTGGGGGAAAAGGTATACTCGCCCCTGATTTCCCAGGGGGAAGCCGACGTTATTCTGGCCTTTGAAGAACTGGAGGCGCTGCGCTGGCTTGCCTATCTCAAACCGGGCGGTACACTGATCATCAACAACCAGCAGATTTACCCGGTACCCGTGCTGGCCGGTGCCGCCCAGTACCCGGAAAATATCATCGACCAAATTAAAGCCCGGGGGATAAATGTACAGGTGCTGGAAGCCACGAAACAAGCCATTGCATGCGGCAACGCCAAAGCGGCCAACGTGGTGTTGCTGGGCGCCCTGGCCCAAAAACTGCCCATCGAAGAAGCCACCTGGCGCCAGGCCCTGGCGGCCACCGTACCACCCCGCTTCCTGGAGGTAAACAACGCCGCCTTCACCGCCGGCTTTACCGCCGCCACGGGCTCCGGTGCCGGGTGTTGAATGGCTGAGGGGTGACAGGAAATTTTCGGTATTTAAGTCTTTCTTTTGTGGAAGATGGCGTCATGTGCCATCTTCCTTTTTATGGGGGCACGGCCAAGTGTTTATGCCCTGCGGTTAAATCGCTTTGCATATGCACTATGAATTTGGTGTATAATTTTCGACGAAGGAGTTTTATCCATAAAAGTATTTAGAAGGTTATTCCTGTGGCAGGTAACGTGATATACTGTAATTTAGTGTTGATTTGCGAGGAGAACGTCCTTAACAAGGAGGCTTGTTTAACACAGTGAGTGAAGTAACCAGTGTAGTGGAAGAAATGCGCGCGGCGCTTGAGAAAGCCCTGGTGGAGGCTGTGGATAAAGCGGTGCAGGCGGGGGAATTACCGCCGGTGGAATTGCCGGATTTTGTGGTGGAGGTCCCCCGGGAGCGGGAGCACGGGGATTTTGCCACCAACCTGGCCATGCTGCTGCCCAAACAAGCCCGCATGGCCCCGCGGAAAATTGCCGGGGTCCTGGTCCAGTACCTGCCCCGTACCACCCGCTGGCTGCAGCATATCGATGTAGCCGGCCCCGGTTTTATCAACTTTACCCTGGACCCCCGGTGGGTGCTTCAGGCGGTGCCGCTGGCGGTAGAGCGTCAATCCGACTACGGGCGGGTGCAGCTGGGGGCTAATAAAAGGGTGCAGGTGGAATTTGTCAGTGCCAATCCCACCGGTCTTTTGCACATGGGTAATGCCCGGGGTGCCGCCCTGGGGGATGCCATAGCGGCCATACTGGATTTCGCGGGCTGGCAGGTGGCCCGTGAGTATTACATTAATGACGCCGGTAACCAAGTAGAAAATTTCGCCCTTTCCCTGGAAGCCCGCTATTTAGAGCTGCTGGGCCGGGAAGGGGAAGTGCCCGAAGGGGGTTATCACGGGCAGGACATCATCGACACGGTGCGCCGTTACATAGAGGAAAACGGGGACAAACTGCTGGATGTTGACCGCCGGGTCCGGCTGGATACCCTGGCCCGGTATGCCCTGGCCGAAAAAATAAGTGGTATTAAAAAGGCCCTGGCTGATTTCGGGGTGCACTATGATGTGTGGTTTTCGGAACAGTCGCTCCATGATACCGGCAAGGTGGACGGGGCTTTGCAGCGCCTGCGGGAGCGGGGCTTTTTGTATGAACAGGAGGGCGCTCTGTGGTTTAAAGCCAGCGCTTTTGGTTTGGAGAAGGATGAAGTGGTGGTGCGTAAAAACGGCATTCCCACCTATTATGCCGCTGATATAGCCTATCACATGGACAAGTTTGACCGGGGTTTTGACCGGGTGATCAATGTTTGGGGTGCTGATCACCACGGTCATGTGGCCCGGATGAAGGGTGCCATAAAAGCCTTGGGTTACGACCCGGACGCCCTGGATGTGGTGTTGATGCAGCTGGTCAGGCTGTTTTCCGGCGGTGAAATTGTGCGCATGTCCAAGCGTACCGGTCAATTTGTCACCCTGGAAGAATTGGTGGATGAAGTGGGCCTGGACGCCGCCCGTTACTTCTTTATCATGCGCAGCGCCGACAGCCACCTGGACTTCGACCTGGACCTGGCCCGCACCCAGTCCAACGATAACCCGGTTTATTACGTGCAGTATGCCCATGCCCGTATTTGCAGCATTTTCCGCCAGCTGGCCGAACAGGGCGGGCAGCCTCCCCGGGCCGGCGATGTAAACCTGGAACTGCTGCGGGAGGAAGCCGAGCTGGCCCTGGCCCGCCGCCTGGCGGACTTCCCCGAAGAGGTGGCCCTGGCGGCCCGCCAGCTGGCACCGCACCGCATTGCCCGTTATGTGCACGAAGTGGCCGGACTGCTGCACAGTTTTTATAACGTACACCGGGTCATCACCGGTGATGTGGAATTAACCAGTGCCCGGCTGCTGCTGATGGAGGCCACCAGGGTGGTGCTGCGCAACGCGCTGGCCCTGTTAGGGGTACGGGCTCCGGAGAAAATGTAACGGGGGGTTAAATATGCGTGAGGTAATTTTGGCCACCCTGGCCGGGTTCGTGGTGGGCTTTATTTTTGCCAAGATCAAACTGCCCGTGCCCGCGCCGCCC
The sequence above is a segment of the Desulfallas thermosapovorans DSM 6562 genome. Coding sequences within it:
- the ypeB gene encoding germination protein YpeB, which gives rise to MRKWFAALGILAAAALGIGYWGYQEHNSKLALQTVINNSYQRAFYNLTDHVQTMEVLLGKSLVLADPEKSEQFFEEIWQQANQALDSLTQLPVGDAVLGRTSKFITQLGDYSNMLARQVDEGKPLTPEQWDTLNRLYNQASELNKELNNIHAGMADGSLNLYELAVAGTSRLARQGQKLASDNFQTIDRQMQAYPTLIYDGPFSDHLEQGKARGITGENISQARAKSIAMQYYDNPGDVNVVAQVTGEVDGNIRAHRVEIARRQGGKVVGEPAVADVSIQGGHLIWMVIPRSVDEANWSIDQAQSRAAEYLKDRGYKNMQLSYHQRNDHTVTFNYALKQDGVIIYPDLVKVTVALDNGQVVAFDARSYLMSHHPRKLARPKVTERQARLLVSDRLNIEGTGRLAVIPVGVEDEILTWEFKGTRGNETYLVYINALTGDEENVLRLVKSAGGELTL
- a CDS encoding Lrp/AsnC family transcriptional regulator, coding for MVLDNITRQILELLEDNAKLAPEEIAVMLDIDVAEVQGIIRELEDKKAILSYMTLINWEKVGEEKVSALIEVRITPQRDVGFDAVAERIYRFPEVRSMRLMSGTYDLAVFLEGRSMKEVSHFVSTKLATIEGVVSTTTHFVLKTYKQDGVIMEDGEEDRRLMISP
- a CDS encoding aminotransferase class I/II-fold pyridoxal phosphate-dependent enzyme, with the protein product MTQTNWSDKVNPVVRNLPPSGIRKFFDLVAETRGVISLGVGEPDFVTPWHIREACIYSLEKGYTMYTSNWGLLELREAVAADLARTYNVNYNPRNEILITVGVSEALDLAMRVLLQPGDEVLIPEPSYVSYAPCTTLAGGVPVFMPTGMENGFRISAEQVQASITPRTKVLLLCYPNNPTGAVMDREELAKIAEVAVANDLMVISDEIYDRLTYTGRHTCMSSLPGMRERTVLLNGFSKAYAMTGWRVGYAAGHPEIIGAMTKIHQYSMLCTSITAQMAALEALKNGQPGMRRMVEHYNRRRHLVVQSFKDMGLPCFEPGGAFYAFPQVTGTGLTSEEFAEQLLKQEQVALVPGNAFGGSGEGFVRVSYAASIDDLSEAFRRMTRFVRRCGVRPRVISAPVKISGSQSARIEGICQTI
- the iorA gene encoding indolepyruvate ferredoxin oxidoreductase subunit alpha, which codes for MKELLSGNAAIARGAYEYGITLAAGYPGTPSTEILETLSRYEGIYSEWAPNEKVALEVGIGAAMAGARALVTMKHVGVNVAADPLFTVAYTGVNGGLVLVSADDPGMHSSQNEQDNRYYARFAKIALLEPSDSQEAKDMVGLALTISEQYDIPVMLRTTTRVAHSQSMVELGEPVAREIKPYQRDVKKNLMVPAFGRLRRVSLAQRMARLAEYSENTPVNFIVPGSDKIGVITSGISYQLVREVLPEAAVLKLGMTNPLPVGLIKKFAAQVQTLYVVEELEPYLEEQIRMLGIKVTGKEIFPDTGEFDQGLLRRCLAKAGVLPAPAGQEEMLAGLPQAPPRPPVLCAGCPHRGVFYTLRRLKLTVTGDIGCYTLGGLPPLEGIDSCVCMGASIGMAHGIDKAIPELRGRTVAVIGDSTFLHSGITGLLNAVYNNSDSTVIILDNRTTAMTGHQDHPATGRNLMGHEAPEVDITMLCRSLGVKRVEVVDPLDISRLQEVIKAETAAPGPSVIIARRPCALLKREVRPAVTVDQDKCTGCKTCLRLSCPAISVIENKALVDAGACVGCNLCVQVCKTGAIQGGQADA
- a CDS encoding indolepyruvate oxidoreductase subunit beta, which codes for MLKPVDVLMVGVGGQGTILASKVLAAAARAAGYDIKVSEIHGMAQRGGSVVTQVRLGEKVYSPLISQGEADVILAFEELEALRWLAYLKPGGTLIINNQQIYPVPVLAGAAQYPENIIDQIKARGINVQVLEATKQAIACGNAKAANVVLLGALAQKLPIEEATWRQALAATVPPRFLEVNNAAFTAGFTAATGSGAGC
- the argS gene encoding arginine--tRNA ligase — protein: MRAALEKALVEAVDKAVQAGELPPVELPDFVVEVPREREHGDFATNLAMLLPKQARMAPRKIAGVLVQYLPRTTRWLQHIDVAGPGFINFTLDPRWVLQAVPLAVERQSDYGRVQLGANKRVQVEFVSANPTGLLHMGNARGAALGDAIAAILDFAGWQVAREYYINDAGNQVENFALSLEARYLELLGREGEVPEGGYHGQDIIDTVRRYIEENGDKLLDVDRRVRLDTLARYALAEKISGIKKALADFGVHYDVWFSEQSLHDTGKVDGALQRLRERGFLYEQEGALWFKASAFGLEKDEVVVRKNGIPTYYAADIAYHMDKFDRGFDRVINVWGADHHGHVARMKGAIKALGYDPDALDVVLMQLVRLFSGGEIVRMSKRTGQFVTLEELVDEVGLDAARYFFIMRSADSHLDFDLDLARTQSNDNPVYYVQYAHARICSIFRQLAEQGGQPPRAGDVNLELLREEAELALARRLADFPEEVALAARQLAPHRIARYVHEVAGLLHSFYNVHRVITGDVELTSARLLLMEATRVVLRNALALLGVRAPEKM
- a CDS encoding XapX domain-containing protein yields the protein MREVILATLAGFVVGFIFAKIKLPVPAPPTLAGVMGIVGMFLGYMAANNWLVRQ